AAAGGTGTACTTCGAGGACGTCCAGGTCGGCGACGAGATTCCGCCGCTCGTCAAGGGTCCGATCCAGCAGATCCAGCTCACCCGCTACGCCGGCGCCTCGGGCGACTTCAACCCCATCCACTACCGCGACGACATCGCCCAGTCGGTGGGCCTGCCGGGCGTGCTCGCGCACGGCATGCTCACCATGGGACTCGCGGTGCAGCCCGTGGTCGATTGGGTGGGCGACCCCGGCCGAATCGCCGACTACCAGGTGCGGTTCACCCGCCCCGTCGTCGTCGACCCCGAGAGCGGCGCCACGGTCGACGTGACC
Above is a genomic segment from Candidatus Methylomirabilota bacterium containing:
- a CDS encoding MaoC/PaaZ C-terminal domain-containing protein, with translation MKYAKVYFEDVQVGDEIPPLVKGPIQQIQLTRYAGASGDFNPIHYRDDIAQSVGLPGVLAHGMLTMGLAVQPVVDWVGDPGRIADYQVRFTRPVVVDPESGATVDVT